The Skermanella pratensis genome has a window encoding:
- a CDS encoding MarR family winged helix-turn-helix transcriptional regulator, protein MPDTARPQVLKRPRARDTRQPKLALGLLPDLVGYNLRKAQIAVFQNFQGAVAPHDITPGQFGVLILICENQGLSQSELGTAVGIDRSTMVAVIDRLESRGWVVRAPSPNDRRSYALELSAEGAALVEELIPRVRAHEREMVKDLSKAEQSVLIDLLTRIARTG, encoded by the coding sequence TTGCCTGACACCGCGAGACCACAAGTCCTGAAGCGTCCGCGCGCCCGGGATACCCGCCAGCCGAAGCTTGCCCTCGGCCTGCTGCCCGATCTGGTCGGCTACAACCTGCGCAAGGCCCAGATCGCCGTGTTCCAGAATTTCCAGGGCGCGGTCGCCCCCCACGACATCACGCCGGGACAGTTCGGCGTCCTGATCCTGATCTGCGAGAACCAGGGCCTCAGCCAGTCCGAGCTGGGCACAGCGGTCGGTATCGACCGCTCGACCATGGTCGCCGTGATCGACCGCCTGGAAAGCCGCGGCTGGGTCGTCCGCGCGCCTTCGCCCAACGACCGGCGGTCCTACGCGCTGGAACTCAGCGCCGAGGGCGCCGCCCTGGTGGAGGAGCTGATCCCGCGGGTCCGGGCACACGAGCGCGAGATGGTCAAGGATCTCAGCAAGGCGGAGCAGTCCGTCCTGATCGACCTGCTGACCCGGATCGCCCGGACCGGCTGA
- a CDS encoding MFS transporter, which translates to MHARNLPLAWPGLSPEVASGLPVSAFWLMVAAAQLTTGLWERGRTHRTLILAAMALSGTGLALAGLAGTVHELTLWRGVGGFGYGIVMILVQDGILRIMGPEARTQASGKYLSAFFAGTICGTLAGSAVADAAGFDKAFFAAAAVTACALVLALFLEAHRESAPRLPFRPQALLRNPLLVALVAFAAVPSRLVNGAFLFYVLPLYLHDAAASPTETARIVMIYSLILALTATAWSRLVDSTGRPMLFTSAGIALSAASMMIIPVWGPGGDLAALSGTAAAVAAVTLLGTSQAIGMSPQVTVLFRVARAEIDRFGRTPVLGIYRVCERVGLFAGPMAAAWLVGGYGYGPALTALGAMAALSVMVLLAAYALIPTPLPAGRAAGPDQASEQETTV; encoded by the coding sequence GTGCATGCCCGCAACCTGCCGCTGGCATGGCCGGGCCTGTCGCCGGAAGTCGCCAGCGGCCTGCCGGTGTCGGCCTTCTGGCTGATGGTGGCGGCCGCCCAGTTGACCACCGGCCTGTGGGAACGGGGCCGTACCCACCGGACGCTGATCCTGGCCGCCATGGCCCTGTCGGGCACCGGCCTCGCGCTGGCCGGCCTGGCCGGAACCGTCCATGAACTCACCCTGTGGCGGGGGGTCGGCGGGTTCGGGTACGGCATCGTCATGATCCTGGTCCAGGACGGCATCCTGCGGATCATGGGGCCGGAAGCGCGCACCCAGGCCTCGGGGAAATATCTCAGCGCCTTCTTCGCCGGGACGATCTGCGGCACCCTCGCGGGCAGCGCCGTCGCCGACGCGGCCGGATTCGACAAGGCCTTCTTCGCCGCCGCCGCGGTCACCGCCTGCGCCCTTGTGCTGGCCCTGTTCCTGGAGGCGCACCGCGAGTCGGCCCCGCGCCTGCCGTTCCGACCGCAGGCGCTGCTGCGCAACCCCCTGCTGGTCGCCCTGGTCGCGTTCGCCGCCGTGCCGTCTCGCCTCGTGAACGGGGCGTTCCTTTTCTATGTGCTGCCGCTGTACCTCCACGACGCCGCGGCGTCGCCGACGGAGACGGCCCGCATCGTCATGATCTATTCGCTGATCCTGGCGCTGACCGCGACGGCCTGGTCGCGGCTGGTCGACAGCACCGGCCGTCCGATGCTGTTCACGTCGGCCGGCATCGCCCTGTCGGCCGCGTCGATGATGATCATTCCCGTCTGGGGACCCGGGGGCGACCTGGCGGCCCTGTCCGGAACGGCGGCCGCGGTGGCGGCCGTGACGCTGCTCGGCACCTCGCAGGCGATCGGGATGTCGCCCCAGGTGACGGTGCTGTTCCGGGTGGCCCGCGCGGAGATCGACCGGTTCGGCCGGACCCCCGTGCTCGGCATCTACCGCGTGTGCGAGCGGGTCGGCCTGTTCGCCGGCCCGATGGCGGCGGCCTGGCTCGTCGGGGGCTACGGCTACGGTCCGGCGCTGACGGCGCTCGGCGCCATGGCGGCGCTTTCGGTGATGGTGCTGCTGGCCGCCTATGCGCTGATTCCCACTCCCCTGCCGGCGGGCCGCGCGGCCGGTCCGGACCAGGCATCAGAGCAGGAGACGACTGTATGA
- a CDS encoding methyl-accepting chemotaxis protein: MLSFYNRSLMIRVIVPIIILLTAIALGTTVGVAYMNMTKAQNALSERAQMVTKVLVGGAGEAVWNMDVGAGEATLAALESDPDYLGSAISDKDGRVFVSHGAAAADDDGAIVRRADIVRGSGSREETIGSVEVRLSPQRIYDDIRDQTIRIAGVCAAALLLVCGVLVLIVRGLTLPIVDMTSVMTTLASGRTEVEVPVTHRKDELGRMAAAVVTFRENAIEKARLEAEQIRLRAEAEVQRRQALASVAESFDTDVGQLLASVNRTAGEMSHAVGDVASSAGDNANLTQEAASATTEVTSNVETVAAAVEQLAASISEISTQAHASHNVSGSANERVVGTVERMKKLVDDANRIGDVLTLISNIAGQTNLLALNATIEAARAGEAGKGFAVVATEVKNLAGQTAKATDEISRLVGAIQASTGDAAREIDGIAGVIVSISEISASIAGAVEQQNAATEEISRAVQQAAGGTQRLRSNMEGVAQSAQRNGQAAHRLHEGIRSLEDSFNAVQVQIDRFVDRLTAG, from the coding sequence ATGCTGAGCTTCTACAACCGCAGCTTGATGATCAGGGTTATCGTGCCGATCATCATCCTGCTGACGGCCATCGCGCTCGGCACCACGGTCGGCGTCGCCTACATGAACATGACCAAGGCGCAGAACGCCCTGTCCGAGCGCGCCCAGATGGTCACCAAGGTGCTGGTCGGCGGTGCCGGCGAAGCGGTCTGGAACATGGACGTCGGCGCGGGCGAGGCGACCCTGGCGGCCCTCGAATCGGACCCCGACTACCTGGGCAGCGCCATCTCCGACAAGGACGGCCGGGTCTTCGTCAGCCACGGCGCCGCGGCGGCCGACGATGACGGCGCCATCGTCCGGCGGGCCGACATCGTGCGCGGCAGCGGCTCCCGCGAGGAGACGATCGGCTCGGTCGAGGTCCGCCTGTCCCCCCAGCGGATCTACGACGACATCCGCGACCAGACGATCCGCATCGCGGGCGTCTGCGCCGCGGCCCTCCTGCTGGTCTGCGGCGTGCTGGTGCTGATCGTCCGCGGCCTGACCCTGCCGATCGTCGACATGACCTCGGTCATGACGACGCTGGCTTCCGGCCGGACCGAGGTCGAGGTGCCGGTGACCCACCGCAAGGACGAGCTGGGCCGCATGGCCGCCGCCGTCGTGACCTTCCGCGAGAACGCGATCGAGAAGGCCCGGCTGGAAGCCGAGCAGATCCGCCTGCGCGCGGAGGCGGAGGTCCAGCGCCGCCAGGCGCTCGCCTCGGTCGCGGAGAGCTTCGACACCGATGTCGGCCAGCTTCTGGCGAGCGTCAACCGGACCGCCGGGGAGATGAGCCACGCCGTCGGCGACGTCGCGTCCAGCGCCGGGGACAATGCCAACCTTACCCAGGAAGCCGCCTCGGCCACGACCGAGGTCACTTCCAACGTCGAGACGGTCGCAGCCGCCGTCGAGCAGCTCGCCGCCTCGATCTCCGAGATATCCACCCAGGCCCACGCTTCCCACAATGTCTCGGGCAGCGCCAACGAGCGCGTCGTCGGCACCGTGGAGCGCATGAAGAAGCTGGTGGACGACGCCAACCGCATCGGCGACGTGCTGACCCTGATCTCCAATATAGCGGGCCAGACCAACCTGCTGGCGCTGAACGCCACGATCGAGGCCGCGCGGGCCGGCGAGGCCGGCAAGGGTTTCGCCGTCGTCGCGACCGAGGTGAAGAACCTGGCCGGCCAGACCGCCAAGGCGACGGACGAGATCTCGCGGCTGGTCGGCGCGATCCAGGCTTCGACCGGCGACGCCGCCCGGGAGATCGACGGCATCGCCGGCGTGATCGTCAGCATCAGCGAGATCAGCGCCTCGATCGCCGGTGCGGTCGAACAGCAGAACGCCGCGACGGAGGAGATCAGCCGCGCCGTCCAGCAGGCGGCGGGCGGCACCCAGCGGCTCCGCAGCAACATGGAAGGTGTCGCCCAGTCGGCCCAGCGCAACGGCCAGGCGGCCCACCGGCTGCACGAGGGAATCCGCAGCCTGGAAGACAGCTTCAACGCGGTCCAGGTCCAGATCGACCGTTTCGTCGACCGGCTGACCGCGGGCTGA
- a CDS encoding histidine phosphatase family protein, whose amino-acid sequence MADIVEAGRALLFMRHGETEFNRRKVRCGGDVDIPLTTLGEAQARAAGELLRASAGSIDAIVASPLRRTRRTAEIVREVAGIACTVTFHDGLVERRLGDWNGLDIAATQPLLDAGEDPPGGEAESDFRDRVGGALADILARRNNLPLLIGSKGVARVLSLLLAADQRGPARNAEVLRFDLPAGGWSAIPVP is encoded by the coding sequence ATGGCCGACATCGTCGAGGCGGGGCGCGCCCTGCTCTTCATGCGTCACGGCGAAACCGAATTCAACCGGCGCAAGGTGCGCTGCGGCGGGGACGTGGACATCCCGCTGACCACGCTGGGCGAGGCCCAGGCCCGCGCGGCGGGCGAGCTGCTGCGGGCGTCGGCCGGCTCGATCGACGCCATCGTCGCGAGCCCGCTCCGGCGGACCCGCCGCACCGCCGAGATCGTCCGCGAGGTCGCGGGCATCGCCTGCACGGTCACCTTCCACGACGGGCTGGTCGAGCGCCGGCTGGGCGACTGGAACGGGCTGGACATCGCGGCCACCCAGCCGCTGCTCGACGCCGGGGAGGATCCTCCCGGAGGCGAAGCCGAATCGGATTTCCGCGACCGGGTCGGCGGCGCCCTGGCTGACATCCTGGCCCGCCGGAACAACCTGCCGCTGCTGATCGGCAGCAAGGGAGTGGCGCGCGTTCTTTCCCTGCTGCTTGCGGCGGATCAGCGCGGGCCGGCGCGCAATGCCGAGGTGCTCCGGTTCGACCTGCCCGCAGGGGGATGGTCGGCGATCCCGGTTCCTTGA
- a CDS encoding alpha/beta fold hydrolase: protein MTSAIHEGFTPDDLAVIPDGSGNDGGFSLLSWGDAMTWDEYELLAGRTAAPFDGRFDQCFYNYIHPKRLQGHWPAHQVKDTPIRLAFTDWGDPDGPLVICVGGIANTARRWDYLALGLCEDFHVVCLDWPGRGMSGWMPSQGDYTIETNVEAMVQLLDYLDCPRASIIGSSLGGSVSMALAARRPDLVERLVLNDIGPYMPAERRRRRAEAVARHYVFRRPADLFRRLGASAKNEGPVTEDELLHNTFFQTKWSDGHGGRIYRHDPRALQAYAEEAQVSLDQREDWARLELPVLVLRGMVSDALLPETVEEMTAKPDVTAVFVPNTGHTPALSDVNQIHFVREWLLGRGPAHHFTCLNPPATPRHLFAGAPVPAAQPTQRA from the coding sequence ATGACTTCGGCTATCCATGAAGGTTTCACCCCCGACGACCTCGCGGTGATCCCCGACGGCTCCGGCAACGACGGCGGTTTCTCCCTGCTGTCGTGGGGCGACGCGATGACGTGGGACGAATACGAGCTGCTGGCCGGACGGACCGCGGCGCCGTTCGACGGCCGGTTCGACCAGTGCTTCTACAACTACATCCATCCCAAGCGGCTGCAGGGGCACTGGCCGGCCCATCAGGTCAAGGACACCCCGATCCGGCTGGCCTTCACCGACTGGGGCGATCCGGACGGCCCGCTGGTGATCTGCGTCGGCGGCATCGCCAACACGGCGCGGCGCTGGGACTACCTGGCGCTGGGGCTGTGCGAGGATTTCCACGTGGTCTGCCTGGACTGGCCGGGACGCGGCATGAGCGGCTGGATGCCGAGCCAGGGCGACTACACGATCGAGACCAACGTGGAGGCGATGGTCCAGCTGCTCGATTACCTGGACTGCCCGCGCGCCAGCATCATCGGCTCCTCGCTCGGCGGCAGCGTCAGCATGGCCCTGGCGGCCCGGCGGCCCGACCTGGTGGAGCGGCTGGTGCTCAACGACATCGGCCCCTACATGCCGGCCGAGCGGCGGCGGCGGCGGGCCGAGGCGGTCGCCCGCCACTACGTCTTCCGGCGGCCGGCCGACCTGTTCCGGCGCCTGGGCGCCTCGGCCAAGAACGAGGGGCCGGTCACCGAGGACGAACTGCTGCACAACACCTTCTTCCAGACCAAGTGGTCCGACGGGCACGGCGGCCGGATCTACCGCCACGATCCGCGCGCGCTCCAGGCCTATGCCGAGGAGGCCCAGGTCAGCCTGGACCAGCGGGAGGACTGGGCCCGCCTGGAACTACCGGTGCTGGTGCTGCGCGGGATGGTGTCGGACGCGCTGCTGCCGGAGACGGTCGAGGAGATGACCGCCAAGCCCGACGTGACCGCCGTGTTCGTGCCCAACACCGGGCATACCCCGGCGCTCAGCGACGTCAACCAGATCCATTTCGTGCGCGAATGGCTGCTCGGGCGCGGCCCGGCGCATCATTTCACCTGCCTCAACCCGCCGGCGACCCCGCGCCACCTGTTCGCCGGCGCGCCGGTCCCCGCGGCCCAGCCGACCCAGAGGGCGTGA
- a CDS encoding gamma-glutamyl-gamma-aminobutyrate hydrolase family protein — protein sequence MSAAFQPVPLVGIPACVRPLGHHPFHIAGDKYIRAVSDGAGALPMVIPALGGSLDLEDLLARLDGLLVTGSPSNVEPARYGGPASVAGTLHDPARDATTLPLIRAAIAAAVPVLAICRGIQELNVALGGTLHQRVQELPGRLDHRADDTRPVEEQYAKVHPVRLTPGGVLAGILGDRAGTGEIRVNSIHAQAIDRLAEGLRVEAEAPDGIIEAVSVTGAAAFALAVQWHPEWRFRECPDSTALFRAFGAACADRARGRKADRPRA from the coding sequence ATGTCAGCGGCTTTCCAGCCCGTTCCGCTCGTCGGCATTCCCGCCTGCGTCCGTCCTCTGGGGCACCACCCGTTCCATATCGCCGGGGACAAATACATCCGCGCGGTCTCCGACGGTGCCGGGGCGCTGCCGATGGTGATCCCGGCGCTGGGCGGCTCGCTCGACCTGGAGGATCTGCTGGCGCGGCTCGACGGGCTGCTGGTCACCGGCAGTCCGTCTAACGTGGAACCGGCGCGTTACGGCGGACCGGCCAGCGTCGCCGGCACCCTGCACGACCCCGCGCGGGATGCCACCACCTTGCCGCTGATCCGTGCGGCGATCGCGGCGGCGGTGCCGGTGCTGGCGATCTGCCGCGGCATCCAGGAACTGAACGTCGCGCTGGGCGGCACGCTGCACCAGCGGGTCCAGGAACTGCCGGGCCGCCTCGACCACCGCGCCGACGATACCCGGCCCGTGGAGGAGCAGTACGCCAAGGTCCATCCGGTGCGCCTGACGCCCGGCGGGGTGCTGGCGGGCATCCTGGGGGATCGGGCGGGGACAGGGGAAATCCGCGTCAACTCGATCCATGCCCAGGCGATCGACCGCCTCGCCGAGGGGCTGCGCGTCGAGGCCGAGGCGCCCGACGGGATCATCGAGGCGGTCAGCGTGACCGGGGCCGCCGCCTTCGCGCTGGCGGTCCAGTGGCATCCGGAATGGCGCTTCCGGGAATGTCCGGACAGCACCGCCCTGTTCCGGGCCTTCGGCGCGGCCTGCGCGGACCGCGCCCGCGGCCGGAAGGCGGATCGTCCGCGGGCCTGA
- a CDS encoding flagellar basal body rod protein FlgC: MGIALSGAAVETRRIDASASNIANARTTGRLPEAGSAGGRSPYVAVAATQGDVRGLEGQGAGVRGGVKPLSTPLVAEYDPSSPDADAKGMVGVPNVDVGAEFGQQILGARAYSANLSMVRATDDMTRDLLRMQA, from the coding sequence ATGGGAATCGCGCTTTCGGGCGCGGCGGTCGAAACCCGGCGGATCGACGCGAGCGCGTCGAACATCGCCAACGCGCGGACCACCGGCAGGCTTCCGGAAGCGGGATCGGCCGGGGGCCGGTCCCCCTATGTGGCGGTCGCGGCGACCCAGGGCGACGTCCGCGGTCTGGAAGGGCAGGGCGCCGGCGTCCGGGGCGGGGTGAAGCCGCTGTCCACCCCGCTGGTCGCCGAATACGACCCGTCGTCGCCGGACGCCGACGCCAAGGGCATGGTCGGTGTGCCCAACGTCGATGTCGGCGCGGAGTTCGGCCAGCAGATCCTGGGCGCGCGCGCCTACTCCGCCAACCTGTCGATGGTCCGCGCGACCGACGACATGACCCGCGACCTGCTCAGGATGCAGGCCTAG
- a CDS encoding ATP-binding protein translates to MTARPAVQQTPRAADAVPGENGAGEVPGVEGLRLKIDSVLGNLPGHDLTVESDTPVERIEELFAAHPTLPGILLSRSGRHAGMVPRGRFTECLARPLGREFYAGRPVAQMVSTERMQALRLDSNDRLEMAAQIALLRPGGQSYEPVVVAFPDGRHCVLDMQVILLQLARFYDIATSQNRGLLENVQAYAARLESTLDELRRTEERLVLDIQVRERTEQHLRDNRIRLLRQTTALQEIAKLDAMRLSDFDRALTNITGVIAMTLRIDSVSIWIMEEAADGPALTRVAQHQACRAAAGDETGGGALPLNDYPLYRRALMRDRSLVVADVESDIRVAELLDPVLRPSGVTSLMHICVQVEQRQVGVVRCEHRGAPRTWADDEVNFVEAAINFVALVTIGRERKQAVQALHDSELRLLHLLETSPVGVCIIDRQGRIHFSNPSLCDLFGRTRDQLLTTDFEGLYLDPAQHGACLEVFDANACVRGVETAFRRADGEIRWTIMSWEPSVLDGRGVIVVWLFEISGLKEAESSLRQAKEEAEAATRAKSTFLATMSHEIRTPMNGVLGMLDILSRSRLDSDQRRSVAVIRESGVSLLSIIDDILDFSKVEAGRLDLEQVPMTLTDTVEGVAATLTPAAWQKGLRLVTFIDPAIPRWLIGDPMRLRQILFNLVGNAIKFTAGGSVTLRIDLDGVRDGRANVLVRVIDTGIGLTPEQAARLFQPFTQAESSTTRRFGGTGLGLSICRLLAQLMGGTIGVDSAPGKGSAFRVELSLPVVEGAWTEHAMGLVDLDGVGVVVIVPEEDERAVAARYLQADGASVAGFADAASAAAWMAAAGAGSPDRTAVILLDSGVAAGSALPAVPRVRLGSDAKPFRRGGLNRMVAVAAGRLAEDSADQPDAGMLEEQVRLAPGGPILVADDHPINREVIVLQLAQLGCEADAVNDGVQALAALDRRPYVLLLTDCDMPEMDGMQLTMAIRNRETAGGPRLPIVGITANAHAGDVERCIAGGTDDCLTKPVETMRLGRALARWLPEADGEPDGDCLDGDDLADDGADDGADEDADADDDAAEPAGGTAPPDPPPAAEPPIDTRGFRELLGDDHEAIRGLLARYVQASAPVHDALAGAIRSGEPADVVKRHAHKLKGASGMVGAAALAGVCEDLERAGAAGDAAAIAGHGPRLAEEWSRAARFIEQF, encoded by the coding sequence ATGACGGCTCGGCCGGCCGTCCAGCAGACGCCGCGCGCGGCGGACGCCGTCCCGGGGGAGAACGGCGCCGGCGAGGTGCCGGGCGTCGAGGGGCTTCGGCTCAAGATCGACTCGGTGCTGGGCAACCTGCCCGGGCACGACCTGACCGTCGAGAGCGACACCCCGGTCGAGCGGATCGAGGAGTTGTTCGCGGCCCACCCCACCCTGCCGGGCATCCTGCTCAGCCGGAGCGGGCGCCATGCCGGCATGGTGCCGCGCGGCCGGTTCACCGAATGCCTGGCCCGGCCGCTGGGGCGCGAGTTCTACGCCGGCCGGCCGGTCGCGCAGATGGTCAGCACGGAGCGGATGCAGGCGCTGCGGCTCGATTCCAACGACCGGCTGGAGATGGCGGCGCAGATCGCCCTGCTCCGGCCGGGCGGCCAGTCCTACGAGCCGGTCGTCGTGGCCTTCCCGGACGGTCGCCACTGCGTGCTCGACATGCAGGTGATCCTGCTCCAGCTCGCCCGCTTCTACGACATCGCGACCAGCCAGAACCGCGGCCTGCTGGAGAACGTCCAGGCCTATGCCGCCCGGCTGGAAAGCACGCTGGACGAGCTGCGCCGGACCGAGGAGCGGCTGGTCCTGGACATCCAGGTGCGCGAGCGGACCGAGCAGCATCTGCGCGACAACCGCATCCGCCTGCTGCGCCAGACCACGGCATTGCAGGAGATCGCGAAGCTCGACGCGATGCGGCTGTCCGACTTCGACCGCGCGCTGACCAACATCACCGGCGTGATCGCCATGACGCTGCGGATCGACAGCGTCAGCATCTGGATCATGGAGGAGGCCGCCGACGGCCCGGCGCTGACCAGGGTCGCCCAGCACCAGGCCTGCCGCGCCGCGGCGGGCGACGAGACCGGCGGCGGCGCGCTGCCGCTGAACGACTATCCGCTCTACCGCCGGGCGCTGATGCGCGACCGCTCGCTGGTGGTGGCCGACGTCGAATCGGACATCCGCGTCGCCGAGCTGCTCGACCCGGTGCTCCGCCCGTCGGGCGTCACGTCGCTGATGCATATCTGCGTCCAGGTCGAGCAGCGCCAGGTCGGCGTCGTGCGCTGCGAGCACCGGGGGGCTCCGCGCACCTGGGCCGACGACGAGGTCAACTTCGTCGAGGCGGCGATCAACTTCGTGGCGCTGGTCACGATCGGCCGCGAACGCAAGCAGGCGGTCCAGGCGCTGCACGACAGCGAGCTGCGCCTGCTGCACCTGCTGGAGACCAGCCCGGTCGGCGTCTGCATCATCGACCGGCAGGGCCGCATCCATTTCTCCAACCCCAGCCTGTGCGACCTGTTCGGCCGCACCCGCGACCAGCTGCTGACGACCGACTTCGAAGGGCTCTACCTGGACCCGGCGCAGCACGGCGCCTGCCTGGAGGTGTTCGACGCCAACGCCTGCGTGCGCGGCGTCGAGACCGCGTTCCGGCGGGCCGACGGCGAGATCCGCTGGACCATCATGTCGTGGGAGCCGTCGGTGCTCGACGGCCGCGGCGTGATCGTCGTGTGGCTGTTCGAGATCTCCGGCCTGAAGGAGGCCGAGTCGTCCCTGCGCCAGGCGAAGGAGGAGGCCGAGGCCGCGACACGCGCCAAGTCGACCTTCCTCGCCACCATGAGCCACGAGATCCGCACGCCGATGAACGGCGTGCTGGGCATGCTCGACATCCTGAGCCGCAGCCGGCTGGACAGCGACCAGCGGCGCTCGGTCGCGGTGATCCGCGAAAGCGGCGTGTCGCTGCTCAGCATCATCGACGACATCCTGGACTTCTCCAAGGTCGAGGCCGGCCGCCTGGACCTGGAACAGGTCCCCATGACCCTGACCGACACGGTCGAGGGCGTCGCCGCGACCCTGACGCCGGCGGCCTGGCAGAAGGGGCTGCGCCTCGTCACCTTCATCGATCCGGCGATCCCGCGCTGGCTGATCGGCGACCCGATGCGGCTGCGCCAGATCCTGTTCAACCTGGTCGGCAACGCCATCAAGTTCACCGCGGGCGGCTCGGTCACGCTGAGGATCGACCTGGACGGCGTGCGCGACGGCAGGGCGAACGTCCTGGTCCGGGTCATCGACACCGGCATCGGGCTGACCCCGGAGCAGGCGGCCCGCCTGTTCCAGCCCTTCACCCAGGCGGAAAGCTCGACCACCCGGCGGTTCGGCGGAACCGGGCTCGGCCTGTCGATCTGCCGGCTGCTGGCCCAGCTGATGGGCGGCACCATCGGCGTGGACAGCGCCCCCGGCAAGGGCAGCGCCTTCAGGGTCGAGCTGTCGCTGCCGGTGGTCGAGGGCGCCTGGACCGAGCACGCCATGGGCCTCGTGGACCTCGACGGGGTCGGCGTGGTCGTGATCGTGCCGGAGGAGGACGAGCGCGCGGTCGCGGCGCGCTATCTCCAGGCCGACGGCGCCTCGGTCGCGGGATTCGCCGACGCGGCCTCGGCCGCGGCCTGGATGGCGGCGGCGGGAGCGGGATCCCCGGACCGCACCGCCGTGATCCTGCTCGACTCGGGCGTGGCGGCCGGCTCCGCCCTGCCGGCCGTGCCGCGCGTGAGGCTGGGCTCCGACGCCAAGCCGTTCCGGCGCGGCGGGCTCAACCGGATGGTCGCCGTCGCGGCCGGACGGCTGGCCGAGGACAGCGCCGACCAGCCCGACGCCGGCATGCTGGAGGAGCAGGTCAGGCTGGCGCCCGGCGGGCCGATCCTGGTCGCCGACGACCACCCGATCAACCGCGAGGTCATCGTGCTCCAGCTCGCCCAGCTCGGCTGCGAGGCCGACGCGGTCAACGACGGGGTCCAGGCGCTGGCGGCCCTGGACCGGCGGCCCTACGTGCTGCTGCTGACCGACTGCGACATGCCGGAGATGGACGGCATGCAGCTGACCATGGCGATCCGGAACCGCGAGACCGCGGGCGGCCCGAGGCTGCCGATCGTCGGCATCACCGCCAACGCCCATGCCGGCGACGTGGAACGCTGCATCGCCGGGGGCACGGACGACTGCCTGACCAAGCCGGTCGAGACCATGCGCCTGGGCCGCGCCCTGGCGCGCTGGCTGCCCGAAGCGGACGGCGAACCCGACGGCGACTGCTTGGACGGGGACGACCTGGCCGACGATGGCGCCGACGATGGCGCCGACGAAGATGCCGACGCGGACGATGACGCCGCGGAACCCGCCGGCGGGACCGCGCCGCCCGATCCTCCGCCGGCTGCCGAGCCGCCGATCGATACCCGGGGCTTCCGCGAACTGCTGGGCGACGACCACGAGGCGATCCGCGGGCTGCTGGCGCGCTACGTCCAGGCCAGCGCGCCGGTCCACGACGCGCTGGCCGGGGCGATCCGGTCCGGCGAGCCGGCCGACGTGGTCAAGCGGCACGCCCACAAGCTGAAGGGCGCTTCCGGAATGGTCGGCGCGGCGGCGCTCGCCGGCGTGTGCGAGGACCTGGAGCGGGCGGGAGCCGCCGGGGACGCGGCGGCGATCGCCGGCCACGGCCCGCGCCTCGCCGAGGAATGGAGCCGCGCCGCCCGCTTCATCGAACAGTTCTGA